One Dethiosulfovibrio faecalis genomic region harbors:
- the brxF gene encoding BREX-3 system P-loop-containing protein BrxF yields MVDPIENQVIRLLEAAEDLYHRLVLIVGKSGSGKTSVVQNLAKLYDVEPININLCLSKELLELTRKQRQLRLGRILAQTVNGNGDKVFLDNIEILFDVELKQDPLRLLQGISRNLTVVASWNGTFEKGKLIYAEPGHREYRSYDLTDTLVVCVSGEATLNLKN; encoded by the coding sequence ATGGTAGATCCAATAGAAAATCAAGTGATACGATTGCTCGAAGCAGCGGAAGATCTATATCACCGTCTTGTGTTGATAGTTGGAAAAAGTGGTTCCGGTAAAACTTCCGTTGTTCAAAATTTGGCAAAACTGTATGATGTCGAGCCTATCAATATCAATCTGTGCCTATCGAAGGAGTTGCTTGAATTAACTAGAAAACAAAGGCAATTGAGGTTGGGCAGGATTTTAGCACAGACAGTCAACGGGAATGGGGACAAGGTTTTTCTGGACAACATTGAGATCCTTTTTGATGTTGAGCTTAAGCAGGATCCGTTGCGCTTGTTGCAGGGAATATCCCGAAATTTAACTGTTGTGGCATCTTGGAATGGCACCTTTGAAAAAGGCAAGCTGATATATGCGGAGCCAGGTCACCGAGAATATAGAAGTTACGATTTAACAGACACTCTGGTTGTCTGCGTGAGCGGTGAGGCTACGTTAAATTTAAAAAACTAA
- a CDS encoding Synerg-CTERM sorting domain-containing protein: MTSSETADIVNGNGDLLKLFSEDKVAEIVAVNLDGDVKDIKFPAKKDHAKNVTDIAVKYEGSQAITPVIAQIKNNDSDDGDNFDLSLPVAQIRSLMANVSNNTLTFRLKISSKESVIMFNGKNLVAERLATVEEKDGGYYVVVNVSNRPGTGLTFEDLSGSVFAVDTEEHLIQTIMEKIGSKNYSYQDLVNMGLLNLDSSKWYEYKSEIDKLVDPVKEDIQKAIDAINTAKPVPASSGSGGAGCSIGGIAPAAFFLLLPLFLFQKK; this comes from the coding sequence ATGACTTCCAGTGAGACAGCAGACATAGTCAACGGCAACGGAGATCTTTTGAAATTATTTAGCGAGGATAAAGTAGCGGAGATAGTTGCCGTGAATCTTGACGGTGATGTAAAGGATATAAAGTTTCCTGCAAAGAAGGATCACGCTAAGAACGTGACGGATATAGCCGTTAAATACGAAGGCTCTCAGGCTATAACTCCTGTGATTGCTCAGATAAAAAATAATGATTCTGATGATGGAGATAACTTTGATTTATCTCTTCCTGTGGCCCAGATCAGGTCTCTTATGGCGAACGTCTCCAATAACACCCTGACCTTCCGTCTTAAAATCTCCTCAAAAGAAAGCGTGATAATGTTCAACGGGAAAAATTTGGTAGCGGAAAGACTCGCTACGGTAGAGGAAAAGGACGGAGGGTACTACGTTGTTGTAAATGTGTCCAATCGTCCAGGAACTGGTTTGACCTTCGAGGATCTATCGGGGTCCGTGTTTGCTGTGGATACGGAAGAGCATCTGATACAGACTATCATGGAAAAGATAGGCTCAAAGAATTATAGCTATCAGGATCTTGTAAACATGGGATTATTGAATCTTGATTCGTCTAAATGGTATGAATATAAGAGTGAAATAGATAAACTGGTGGATCCAGTAAAAGAGGATATTCAAAAAGCTATCGATGCAATCAATACCGCAAAGCCTGTTCCCGCAAGCAGTGGAAGCGGTGGTGCTGGATGCTCTATAGGTGGGATTGCCCCAGCGGCATTTTTCTTGCTCTTGCCTTTGTTCCTGTTCCAGAAGAAATAA